In the Panthera uncia isolate 11264 chromosome B1, Puncia_PCG_1.0, whole genome shotgun sequence genome, TGCATTTTCAGGAATGTAGGCTATCTGAAGTACTCTCACTTCCAGGTTACTTAGATTGTCCTTAAGGTTGTACGTTATCCATATTAGAATACAAGGTTGGAAAGTTCCATTTCAACACTTGTTTCCAGTGTCAAGATTTAACATGCTTCATAATCACTGTCACCTTATGCTTCTTACTGCCCTGGCTTCCtggaaacaaaaaacattccCTCATTAAACCTTTGACCCTGCTGTCTGCTTATAGCTGTTATTTCTGAGGAAAAATGGCCACTCAGACAACAGTagacatttctttcattttgtccagTCTACCAAGCTTCTTCAATGAATTCTGGCTTCTTGACTTTGAACAGACTGTTTTATCTGGATTGCTGTGGAAGGCACCACATGCTTTGGCTTTCAAATGGAGTAAATGTGTGTGATGATATTGCACAGGGAAATAAATCTGTTTTGTGTGGGTGAATGCAATGGTATATCTCCTTTATCTCGTTACCATTTCAGGTAGTATTTCTTGCTGATGTTTCCCTCATAAAAATGACAAGTCTGCAGTTAAGCTTTTCTCTGGATATGATTTTAATCTCCtgagtgtgtgtttgtatgttttcCTTAGAAATAGTTTTATCTCTCTTCTGTGGGTTCGACCTCTCACCTTTCCTATCACTTTCCGTATAGTTAATTtctctaccttaaaaaaaaaaaaaaaaaaaaaaaaaaaaaagaactcctttatttttaaaggtttattcacAAAGATCCTTAATTGGGGTGTgagggtggctccattggttaagtatccaactcttgattttggcctgggtcatgatttcatggtttgtgagatcaagtctcacattggcctctgcactgacagcagagcctgctttggatcctctctctccctctctctctctctctttctctctctctctctctctgcccctcctctgcttgtactctctctctcaaaataaatgaataaacttaaaaaaaaaaaaaagatcctcagTTGATGAGAACAGAGAATATGTCAGGgaattcatttcaattttaaatagaaaagtatGAGTAGTACATAATATACTGACATTAGTAGgataaatatagatttatatgTATTGACAAGGAAAAGTCTCAAGATACTTGTTCATAGGAAAAATATTGAGGATATTATGTATAGCGTAGCCTGGTTTCATGTTTACTTGACAGATATCACATATGTGAGTATAGAGGTTTACAGAAGAGTTTAGACTATGTAAATAGCAGTTTTCTGTTATTTAGGGGgattcaaggaagagaaaattcaacttttatttcattcattatgtTAATTTTTGGAGTAGATATTAGTTCTATAACCAAAACTTTGAAAGACATGATAAAAGAGCAAatttgtaaagtttaaaaatgacaatatttatttattacttttttagaaTATTTGTGTTAACTTTAAATGATGAAAAGCTTATTAGTGCCCTATACGGTTACTCTTATATTATTGAGTAGTGaggttgtttataatttttttattgctaacaAAAATTTCCTGTATTATTATTTCTGGGTTAGGACACAATAATATCATAATTTAATACTATTCTTTCTGAATAAAGTAAAAGAATCCAGGAATCTCTaatctctacctctttctcttcctccttcccttccccaacccctgtttctctctctttctacccctttctctctcctcattctttcccacctccacctctttattctttctccttcctgtcttcccttCATTCCTCctattcacacacatacacacagctaGTTTAAGAGGAAgattgaaggaagaaaagcatttgaaacaAACAGGAGAGTAGAATTTTGGTATGTTTATTATTCCTCTATTAACAACCCAGTAATATTCTTAAGTCACTGCCAAGGATCTCAGTTGTTGTAAATAATCTACCCAAGTACACTAAGCCCGAAATAGGATTATGTGAGAGAGCTTATCTAGCAGTATATAAATTAGCTCTCTAAGTCTTAAAACTTCTTCTGATTagtgggacgcctggatggctcagttggttaagtgtccgacttcggctcgggtcataatgatctcacagtttgtgggtttgggctccgtgttgggctctgtgctgacagctcggagcctggagcctgcttcggcttctgtgtctccctctctttctctccccttccctactcgtgctctgtctctcaaaaataaatttaaaaaacattaaaaaaaaaaacttgctctgATTAGTAATAGTAGATATTACTGGTAAGTTTATTTGAGTCTGAGTGAACTTCTAAGTGGACTgatagttttcagtttttttaagggTAGCTTGTTTGAAGCCAAAAATGCTACATGCCAAATGCTCTAGCATTAGTACTTTGGATCCTATattactcttttctcttttgttctttttttttttcttcctaaacaaAGTGCATCTTTCCACTTTTAGTGTACTCGACAAATTATCTCTGAGAAGCTAGGCCGTGGATCAAGAACTGTGGACCTTGAACTTGAAGCTCAGATTGATATATTAAGagataacaagaaaaaatatgaaaacattttaagactGGCTCAGACACTGTCGACCCAGCTTTTCCAGATGGTGCATACCCAAAGGCAACTTGGAGATGCATTTGCTGACCTGAGTTTGAAGTCCCTAGAACTCCatgtaagattattttaaataactattgGAGAGTGTGGAGGAGGAGAACGGCAATAGTATTCCAAGATATAATTTGTTATGTTTCTGATTTGCTTAACTCTTAATAAAACTGGAATCTTGAGGTGTTCTTTCAAGatactttatatgatttttaataaggCCCAAGTGACCGGAGATGTCAGCTGGAGGTTTCAGGGGAAGGGAACTTGGgttagaggaaaggaaaaggaaaatactcaACCTGCTTGAATCTAGAAAGAATCATAGCTCTGTGTATGTGAGCATGGATAAAAAGTAAATTCAGGTACCTATTGAAAATCTCTTACCAGTTGTCCAAGTATCTTGAACAAATAGTAACGTGCTTGACTGGATTCATAATATACTTTTACTGACTCATTAATAGGAATTGTGAATTTTAGAGATtaagaattttagaataattatgaaatcatttttctgtatatatccCTATAAGCATTCAGCAGAGAATTCCTAAGAATTTCTTAAGATATATGAAGTGTTTtctttgatgtcttttttttttcctcacctggAGCCAAAAGGTGCAAAATCCCTTTCCTACAGACATCTAACTTGAAGAGTTAGATAATTTAGAGCATTAAGGCATTTGATAATATCTACAGTCTTGGAAAAGAAAGTTTGGCTAGACATGGCAATATATATCATAATAGCAAAGAATACTGAGATTCAATTCTGAGTCATTAGATAGACAAAAAGAGCTAATCGAATATTTGGGAAGCTGATTAATCATAACAGCTGCAATTATTGGGTGTCCACAATTTCACTGTAATGATCCGGGTGCTTTATAGCCATTATATCATATAATTTATGTAGCAAGACTGCAAGaaatgttatccccattttatagatgaggaaactgaagccaagaGAGGTTAGGTAATTTTTATAAGATCACAAAACAAATAAGAGGTAGagcttaaaattgtattttatatgtagaatttatttgtattttatacatacGGACACACACGTATTTGTTTTGTCTAGTAGCCAAGGCCATGTACAGACAGTGAGGCCAGGAGGGGGCACCTCTGGGTGGAGCTCACCTATGCATGTGCACAGGAAGGAGCTACCAGGCCTGTCTATGTTTCTCAGTGGCCTTTTGGCTATCCCTTGTAAGTAGAATATTTAGAGGGTCTGTGATCTAGAGAAAAACCCCCACAGTGTGGAAGGAGGTAGCCAGGGTATAGGATCTGCAGAAGTGCTGCAACAGTGTTCTCAGTGTTCTCAGTAATGCTACATTCAGTAGACCCTGTTAATTATAGTAGTTAACACGGATTAGGAGTTTACTATGTGCCGAATACTGTTCTAAGTGGTTTATCtatgtattagctcatttaatgcTCTGTCTTAGCTAGTAGGAGGTACCTTTGATATCTTTTCTAGATGTCAgatccttttgttgttgttgtttttatagaACTGAGAGGTTCATCCTCAGTAATCACGTCCATTGGACCCAGTTtgagtttttgagttttttttttttttttaaacgtttattcatctttgagagacagagacagcgtgagcaggagaggggcagagagagagagggagacacagaatcagaagcaggctccagactctgagctgtcaacacagagcctgacgcgggactcgaactcaggaactgcaagatgatgacctgagccaaagtcgaacactcaactgactgagccacccaggcgccccgagtttcttggtttttttttaaagtaggcttcatgcccagtgcagagcccagtgaggggcctgaacttgaccctgagatcaagacctgagctgagatcaagaattggatgcttaactcagtTAAGCCACTGAGGTGCCTCTAATTTTTGAATTTCTTATTTGAACATTTCTAACCCTTTGCAAGGATTGATATTTTATGAGTTTTAGTCCAGTGAGAAAATgtacttattccttttttttttttttttaacagaatacaACTTTTTATCTTACAACTACCATACGGGTCCATTGGAAATCAAAGACACAGAATGGGATCTTAATGATCATATTTTGCTACTTAAAACATTTTGCTATTTCATCATCTTAGGAATTATTTCATCATTACTCATCAGTTATTTCCAACCATGTTAAAAATTACCAagatgataagaaaataaaagaatgatagcATTGCctagaaaaagtgaaatagatAAGTATTCTTTGTGTTTCCAAAATGAAATCTGAAGAAActgtttctgtagtttttttttttaatgtttatgcaacATAGTTGAAAAtgtagaatttttcctttttttcccataatGGCAAAGAGAAGATACTACCAGAGGAAGATATTTCACAATTACTAGACAAATCAGAAGATGACTGCAAAGAGACAGCAGCAAAGATACTCAACGGTGATGACAAAATAGATAATACAAGTGAAATCTCAGTTTATGAGTCTTCTGATGATGAGATACTAGATGAGTTTTCTTAAATTCAAGAGCCAATGAGTTTTTAAGGacaaaaaggaaatgtggtaCTATATTAGTCCAGTTCTCTACacaaacagaaccaataggatatgtaGATATGTAGAAAGATGTATTTTAAGAGATTGGTTCACAGCACTATGGAGCGTTGGTACATCTAAAACCTGTAGGGTAGTCTGGCCGACTGGAGACTCAAGGAATGTGAGTTGCAGTTTGAGTCCGAAGGCAGTCTGTTAGCAGAATTCCTTTTTCCTCTAGGGAGGTCAGGTGattggatgagacccacccacattGCAGAGGACAGTCTGCTTTACTGCTTTTGCACTCCACCAATTTAAATATTACTCTCATTCAAAAAACACCTTCactgaaacatccagaataatatttgaccaaacATCTGGACATCAtagcccagccaagttgacatgtaaaattaatcatcacaggTAGTTTTATCTAGTTAGTAGTTTAATAGGCATGACACCATCATGCAgcatttttaaacaagaatttgGACTATCCTATTTTGCTAAAAAGACATACTATATTCTTCTTTTATGATGCTTATACTCCAAAACATACTTGATATGATTTGTTAGTGAACAAATGCTAAAGTCAAATGTGTACGCAGAAGTGATTTGAaggaaataatgtaagaaatagaaaatttattgGATTGAACATTCTAACTggtgtttataaatataaaaataatggtaaaCCAGAACCTATTAGAGACTATGAAATTTGGAGTCAGTATTTACAGGGTGGATATTTTTGTATCGGGATTTTCCAGAGAAAACCAATAGGAGATGTGTACATAACAcacactgtacacacacacacaccagcacacacacatttattttaaggcaTTGGCTCACCCAGTTGTGGGACttggcaagtctgaaatcctAAAGGTAGGTCAGTAGTGTAGAAACTCAGGCCAGATTTCTAATGTCACAATCTTAAGGCAGAattctcctccaggaagcttcaACCTTTTTGCTTGGAAGAACTGATTAAATGAAGTCCTTTCATATTATGGAGAATAATCTCTTGAAAGTCAACTTTAAATCATATCTGGAATGTTTATTAttgtaaatgttaatcacatcaaCAAAATCTGTATCTTGTTATTCTagtttatctttaagtaatctctacatccaacacagggcttgaactcacaatcccaagatcagaGTTGTACACtgttccaactgagccagccacgcacccCCAAAATCTGTATCTTCATAGCAGCATCTAGACTGGTATTTGACCAAATAACCGGACACTTtaatcaagttgacacataaaattaaccatcaccaTTAAGCCAtacttaatctccaaataaagacagtaacaaaGTCTTACTTTTACCTATCGTGATATGACTATCCAGCATGCTACCAAAGACTCAGTAACCTATTCCCCAGAAGAGGATGCAGAGTTCTTGAGTGACATTCACTTTTTTCCTTGATATCCTGTAAGTTAAGTTCTacgatataaaattaataatatatcttaTGTTGTATGCTAAGGGGataagagagggaagaaaacaaagttatttgctttatatacacacatgcatattagTAACAAAATAGAACAGTTATAGTCCTCAGTTGTAGAAATTGTTACAAGGTCTTAGCTTCTTCCACTACCCATTCCATATTACATTGGCCCTAGCACCTCAGCCTTTCATGGTTCTTTGCCTGGTGGGATGACCcaaaccttcattcctgaagggtcCAGGTCATTGGTAGTCCTGACTGAAATGGGTTGTTGTAGTTTCCATTGACATTAGTCACAGGGCCTGGTAGTGCTAAGAGATGCCCTAAGAGGTTGCCTATATTCCAGGCAACCTCTTCCTTATCAGTCCAGTTTCCTTTCTTTCGGTAATCAGAATCAATTATGCAAGCCAGCAAAATAACTCTCTTCTTTGTCAATGGATTGTTCTTGAAAAAAAGTTTATAGAGTTCAGTGACGAAGAGCTGGTGTTCACTTCCTTCTGCCTTAGGACAGGAGATTCATTGACAGTACTTAGCACAGGCATGGCACGTAGTGGCACTGAAGAAAGTATGATGGTTATGGCTGTTTGGGGATTGTGGCATTTGGGAAGGAAGATTTTAAAGATCAGTtcagttctttcattttctggagAAACAACTAGTATCCAGCAGTAGAGAAAACAGATCTGAGGGGGACAGGAGATGGAACTTTATTGAATGCCTGTCATCTGTCAGAAACTTTATGAAGGTTCTCTTATTACGCTTCCTATCAAACTTGTAAGggaattatcttcattttattactAAGAAATTGACACAAAAAGAATTTGAGTTATTCATACAAGAGACAAATCCAGTCAGCAGAATCACGGTAGGAAATCCCAAACTGAATTCCCAAACTCGATTTTTACCATTTATGTGCCTCTGACTCCCAGTTGTGTTCTACCATGGCACCTCATTAAGTTGTTTTTTCTCAGTTTAGAAAGTAACATATACTTCAAGATTAGGGAATTTCACACAGTCCATAATATTGTCAATTATCAGTTAGTACCTGTGAGActaattttttattgctttgcaTGGTTTAAATTAACCCACTTGTTATTAATTAGGTGATAATTTATAGTACTAAAATTGGAGGTTTTAGATCCAGTGGCCGTTTCTATTATTTGGTCCTAATGTATAAGTTTAATGGGAAATAGTGGTCATTTACATCTGGTAAATGTTGTAAATGATGTAGGAgctgctaaagagaaaaaaaattgaaatgttttgaaactttattctttctctgtacaaagcaaacaaatattGAGATTAAGGAATTGTATTGGCCTTCGCTGTTCAGCAGCAGATTAGAACCAGGGCCCTGTTCTTAATGCATATACCCTTTGATTACTTTATGTGCAGTTTATTTGTAATTGTGAAGGCAGTGTACAATGTATAAAATATCCCTGCCCAACCAGAAATACTGAGACAACTTATCAACTAAAGGAAGTTTATGAATCAAATcgtgttttacttattttcagtgcCAAAAAAGCATACTTAATTATAAAAGAGCATACttaatttatgtgtttctttataatgcatatacataatatattcatttctttctggcGTCCCAGTTGTATATCTTTTTATTACTATGTCTCTTGTACCTTACTATAAAAAAAGCCCTTTTATTCTAGCTAGTTTTCAAATTATACATTAAAACCTTAACTTTTATATTCACAGAATTACAGGTGGGATTTATATTCGTGAAACAGAACAGTGGCAGTTTACTCTTCCTATCTGCTTTGAATTTAGGCCTGTTTTGTTATTGTAAATACAGTATTGCAAATTCTGCTTTACAACTTTTCAATCTGCTGCTGTTTCATCTTAGTACACTCtggggttttttatttgtttgtttttagtaaaagAGTAGTCTTCTAGGTTGTATAGATCTCTCTGGTTAAGTTAGGACTTGTGGCATTTTCAGTGTTAATAATGTAAAATTGTGGATGTTGAGAAGTTTTAGATATGAACAGTGTTACAGGGGTATGTTTTAATCACATATACTTTGTTATACAGTGAGTAGAAaaggctttcttattttttatgaaCCATGGTATTAACACCAGTTTAACTTcgtatttttcttcctcttatttatagaatttttaattttaccctgTGTCTCTTAATGAATGCCAAAGACAATAAGTACTTGTAGTATGTTATGTGAACTTTTTCTAAAAgttgtaaaaatgttttctcttgtatTAGCAACAATAGCTcctcggataaacctcattggctacaATACTGCCACTGCACAAAGCTTGTTTTCTCTTGTATTATTCTACTTATAGTagcatttttgtttgcttgtttgttttggacagagagagcaagagagtgagcaggagaagggcagatggagaggagagatagaatcttaagcaggcttcacacccagcctgatgtggggctcatgcttgatctcatgaccacgagatcatgacctgatgtgaaatcgagagtcagatgcttaactgactgagccacccaggcactcataCTTCCAGTAACATATAGTCTTCAGTATATAACTTAGCTTGCAAATACTTGATGCCAAAAAGCTTCAGCTGTCCTGCCTTTCATTTTCgtttttatatacattaattgATACTCCCTTTATGTAATCCTGTATCTgccaatatttacaaatcaaggTTTATAAAATCTTGAAGACTGATTCCAGAGTAAACAGTTATATGGATGTCTCTTAAATGGAAAATGCTTTTAGCACAATAAAGATAATCTTACTTTCTTGCTATTTATTAGTATTGAATATTTTATCACCTAGAAATTGATTTATATCTGTAGCACTAACATTAAACttgcattttctaatatttaatttaatgttatatgttttttcagctgaaattaaaaagtgtTTCATAACTTCAGAACTCTGAAGATATGACCAAAGTTTTTATTTGGTCAGATGTGTCCTCATAATAGGTTAATTAATCAAACTTGGACTGGAAAACCAGTCCAAGTTTGAAAATTAGAGTTACAACTTGCCATATCTGAAGGagttatatgtaatattttctaaGCCAAGACTCAGTTTATTCAGAGAGAATGTGCTCAAACTGGTGTTGAGTGATCCTTCCCCAGCCGTGCACCTACGTAGACCTGAGCTTGGGAGTCAACTAGTCACTGAGTTTACAAAGAACGTACATTGTTAATATTTATAGACTGAGGAGATTATGTCAAAACACAAAAATTGCAATCTGTCTTATGGCTGAAAGTTTTAGTCAATTGTTAACCTAATTTGGTTGTGAAAGTTATAGTTTTCTTTGATTAATAATctgctatatttttctttttaacagctgtGCTTATAGTATAGTAGAAACaaaacatggaaatgaaaatattctttctatttCAAGTAGTTTAACtttcaaaatcatttaattttagcTATACATCTGAGCTGATGGCAATTTTGGTTTATTAAACTTTTTTGGTAACTATATAGCTAGCTAGCTGTGATTTAGATTTCcgtttatttaaacattaaatgaaaaaacttctggggcgcctgggtgggcttcagtcagtcaaacatctgactcttgatttcggctcaggtcatgatctcacagttcatgtaaTTAAGCCCTATGtctgcagtgtcagtgcagagcctgcttgggattctctctctccctctctctctctctctctctctctctctgtgtaccccacccccctcctcaaaatacataaataaataaacattaaaaaaataaaagaaaaaacttctatAGCTAAGTATTTTAAgtcaaatattttcccattagtgatatgtttgagattttttttgtcacATTCACTAACTTATTAGTGGGTAAGTTAAGGTGACTTTTTTGTTTTAGGAAGAATTTGGCTATAATGCAGATACCCAGAAGCTACTGGCAAAAAATGGAGAGACTCTTCTTGgagccattaatttttttattgccagTGTGAACACTTTGGTGAATAAAACAATTGAAGATACATTAATGACTGTGAAACAATATGAAAGTGCGAGGTAGGTGTAAATTTTCATTATATTGTCTGTTTGCAGATGGTACATAATTCATTTAAGGTCTTAGATTGCATGTGATAGAAATCAACCCAGAAAAAGAATGCAGTGCAAGGTTATAGGATAGCTCATAGAACTAATAGAAAGGCAGGAGAACAGATTCTAGAAACAAGCAGGAACCAAAGTCAAGGTGATGCCTCAGAAGAATCTAATTAGGACCTCGAGGCTGGGTACCTCTGGTACCTGATGTTGCCACCGCTACCATACGTCACTTCCAAAAGGCCCCTGAATACTTTGCTTCATTGCCTAGAGAGTGTCTGATTGAACCTTGGTCATGTGCCCAACC is a window encoding:
- the ARFIP1 gene encoding arfaptin-1 isoform X4, coding for MEKLELVRKWSLNTYKCTRQIISEKLGRGSRTVDLELEAQIDILRDNKKKYENILRLAQTLSTQLFQMVHTQRQLGDAFADLSLKSLELHEEFGYNADTQKLLAKNGETLLGAINFFIASVNTLVNKTIEDTLMTVKQYESARIEYDAYRTDLEELNLGPRDANTLPKIEQSQHLFQAHKEKYDKMRNDVSIKLKFLEENKVKVLHNQLVLFHNAIAAYFAGNQKQLEQTLKQFHIKLKTPGVDAPSWLEEQ